The genomic interval TGTCCCAGCCGAGCTGCTTCAACTCCTCTTCTTTCAGGCGTTGGAATTCTTTGATCAAATAAAGCTTGAATTCCACTGAAATCCAAGACGCAAACTCGAAAGCGATATCTTTGTGAGCGTAGGTGCCGCCGTAACGGCCCGGTTTGGATATGATACCAATTGCGTTTGTTTTTTCAATCCATTGGCTTGGGGTTAACGTAAAGCTGTTAAGTCCGGCTTGTTTTCTAAACCCGTCGAATTCGACGGGTTTAAAATCAGGGTTGTTCAACTGCTCCCAGATTCCTAAAAATTCAATGGTATTCCTGTTCCGCAGCCAGTTTCTGATTAAATCATCAGTTCTGTCTGAATTTTTGAATCTCGCAATATCCGTGATGCAGATATAATCAATCATCTTCCTTTTGCCGGAAGATGGCGATATCCCGGCCTTTCACACTGATCTTTGCCATTTGTATTTTTCTCCTTTCGAGCCGAACACATTCGCCGACATGCAGAGCACGAGCACGCAAGTGTTTTGCGACGCTTCTCGACCCTCTCCCTGGGGGGAGGGGAGTGGCTCTCGTAAACCACACGCGCAGTTTATCTTCTTTCAGCCGGTTTGCCAGCACCCGCATTACCGGTTTGTCCTTCGCGCTGTGGCTGAGGAAGACGTCGAATTTGAAATCGTTGGGCATGTTATTTTGTGTCGCGATCCCTTGCGGGTCGATGTTGGAAAACTCAACTCCTGTCATGTCACAACCGCCCACGAGGGGCGGCGGCTACGAAATGTCGTATTTGAATTCGTTGAAGTGAGAAATCGAGCGTGGAATTTCGCCCGGGAGAGAGCCCCGCAATTTTAGCCCTCAACGCCGCCTCATGCCGTCACGCCCGCCGGTTTGCCGTTTTTGCGCGGCATCACCAAAATCAAATAGCCGTAATCCTGCAAAATGTCCGTGGACAATTGGCTGGTGAATTCCGAAAGCTCAAGCTCACGGTCTTCATCATCGGGCGCAGTGACGTTGATCAACAAGTCTGCAGGATCTTCCGGACTTTCGGTTACATTTATTAATTCAACTTCGGGATATTGTTCTTTGACGGCCTGCAATAGTCTGTCGATGAGTTCTTGCTGCTTGAAATTGATCATGGTTACAACTCCTTCGCTATGGTGGTCACGAAATCTTCCACCTTGGCAACCTGCCGTGATGCGGCTTTCTTGCTGATGGGTTCATCCGAATAAAATGCTCTGATTCGAATTCTTATCATCTCAACAAAATATGAACCCAATCTGCTGGGATAGATTTTTCGTCGCTTGATTAACTCGGAGTTGAAAGTAGATTGCGTCCATTTGTGTTCGGGTTTTGAACTGGTGATTCCCGTAACCGCCAGCGCTGAGATTGCCGCCTGAAAAGCGGCATAATACGCGCGGTTGGCCGAGGCGTCGTAGTAGCCGTTTTCAAAGCAGTATTTTGCCAGAGCGAGATTGTCTTGCGCCTTCTTCAAAAAGCCGACAGCATTGCCTCATAGTTTTGATTGAACTCTTCGTGCCACCGTAGATAATCGGCATGCACACGCGCGACGTTTTCATCCAGATTTTCGGGCGTCCAATCGCGCGTATCCACGGCGGGATTGAAACGCAGCAGCACGGTGCCGCGGCGCACTTGCAGCGATTTTCCCGGACACAACCGCCGCGCACCGCCAAAATAAATCGGCACGATGGGATATTGCAGATCCATCGCCATGCGAAACGCGCCCTTTTTAAACGGCCCGATTTGGCCGTGTTCCATGCGTGTGCCCTCCGGCATCAGAAACAGCGAGAGGCGTTGCCGGCGAATGCGCGCGTAAGCGCGGTTGAGCGTGGCAATGGCGCGCTCGGAGTCCTGGCGTTTGATAAAGATCTGGCCGGTGAGCAGTCCCATAATCGCAAACGGCGGGTTATAGAGAAATTCATGTTTCGCCACGAAACGCACCGCCGGCAATTGCATGGTCAGAATCAAAAAAATATCCAGCGTCGAACTGTGATTGCCGATGTAAATCGCGGGATGTGGCGTGGGTTTTTGCAGATATTCGAACTTGATTTTGACCCCGGCACAAAACAAGACGAAGCGTCCCATCCAGCCGCCGAATTTCGAGACGAGAAAATTTTTTGCCTGCCCGAGCGTCAGTATGCTGACGGCGATGATGACAAGCATGCCGGTGATCAGCGCCAGCAGCGTCATGACGGTCAAATAAGCGGTGCGCAGCCCGCTGACAGAATTGTTTTCGATGATGCGTCTCCTGGCGTGGAATCGTGCAAACGGTTTGGCGTCGATCAATCAGCTTTTCATGTTGACGTACTGCAACGGAACTTTTACATTGCTTTCGCGCGCGAGTTTGATGACGGCCTGAAGATCATCGATTTTTTTGCCGGTAACACGCACTTGCTCGTCTTGGATCGCGGCCTGCACTTTGAGTTTGCTATCTTTGATCAGTTTGACGATCTCGCGCGCGGTGTCTTTATCCAGGCCTTTTTTGATTTTGATCTCGACTTTGACGGTTTTGCCCTGTCCGGGTTCGACTTCGCCGAACTCCACAGCGCGCGGGTCGATTTTGCGCTTGGCCAGATGAATCGACAGAATTTCGCGCACCGCGCGCGCCTTCATCTCGTCTTCCGTGTGCAGTTCGATCTTCATTTCTTTTTTGTTGAGTTCGAGCGTGGTGTGGGAGCCGCGAAAGTCGTAGCGCGTCGCCAATTCTTTTTTGGTATTGTTGAGCGCGTTGTCGACTTCCTGCAAATCCACGTCGCTGACAATGTCAAACGATGGCATGGCTTTTTCCTGCTGAATTTGGTGGTCGCCCTTGAAATCCAGGCGGTAATTCGATAAATTGTCGCGTTAATGTACGGCCAGCTTGACTGATTCGCAAGGGCTTTTTCGACGGCGGTTTGCTGTGAATCGTGTTTTGATCAAGCAATCGGAGAAAAGTTTCTTAAGTCGCGAGGGAGAACATATGTTTGAAACCCAAATTTCCGCTTTTAAGCAACGCATTGCAGAGTACCGAAAAAAATCAGACGAATATTATCAAAAAAAATTACAACAAGGCCGGCAACTCAAGGAAAAAGGCGAAGCGACCTACCGGCGCTACGAAAAATATATCCCGGTCATCGCATTCGTCGCGGGTTTCTTATACGATTCACTCACTCTCACGCGCATCGATGCCTGGATCGACAATGTCATCCTGCTGGTTTATACGCTGCTCGCCGGCGTGCTGCTCATCATTCTCGGGCGGGTGGAACGCGGCCAGTTGCGCGCGCCCTGGCTCAGCGCCCGCCTGGAATGGGTTACGTTCGCGCTGCATTTTTTGTTCGGCAGCTTGTTGTCGAGTTATGTTGTGTTCTACTTCAAAAGCGCGGCGGTGGCGGACGCATATTTGTTCATCGGTCTGCTGGTGGCCTTGATGCTGGCCAATGAATTTTTCGCGCACCGCTTCCAAAGCGTGCGCACGCTGGGCGCGATTTATTTTTTCTGTAGTTTTGCTTTTCTCACGTTTTTTCTGCCGGTGGTGACGCGCGTCATGAATGCCTTCATGTTTTTGCTCAGCGGCGTGCTGAGCCTGCTGCTGATGGCGGGCATCTGGTTTGCGATTTACGGCAAAGACATGGCGGGCTTCAAACGGGATCTCCGCACATTGCTCAAAACGCCGTTGGTGATTTTTGCGGTGCAGATCATTTTTTATTTTTTCAATTGGATGCCGCCGGTGCCGCTTGCCTTAAAAGACGGAGGCATCTATCGCAGTGTGCGCCGGGTTGACGAACGCTATGAAGTCAAATATACCCAGCCGCGCTGGTGGCAATTCTACAAAGACGACGATCGTAATTTTGCCTACTCGCCCGGCGATTCGATTTATTGTTTTGCCGCCATTTTTGCGCCCACGGATTTGAAACAGCGCATCGTGCATCATTGGCAAAAGAAAAACGAGGAGGGCGATTGGGTCACGCGCGATCAAATTGCCTACACCGCGCGCGGCGGCCGCGATGGCGGCTGGCGCTGGTTCACGCGCAAGCGCAACGCCGAACCGGGCAAGTGGCGCGTCGAAGTCCGCACCGAAAGCGGGCGCCTGCTCGGACGCATCTCCTTGAACATTTATGAAGCCTCGGAGAAACCAACTGATTTTAAGGTTGACCATTTGTAACCGGCCTTGACTTTGGACGTCTATTTTCGCTA from Cytophagia bacterium CHB2 carries:
- a CDS encoding KilA-N domain-containing protein, giving the protein MIDYICITDIARFKNSDRTDDLIRNWLRNRNTIEFLGIWEQLNNPDFKPVEFDGFRKQAGLNSFTLTPSQWIEKTNAIGIISKPGRYGGTYAHKDIAFEFASWISVEFKLYLIKEFQRLKEEELKQLGWDIRRNLAKINYRIHTDAIKENLIPPELTPHQINLIYASEADVLNMALFGMTAKQWRDSHPGEKGNIRDYANVSQLVCLSNLENLNALFIQEKTPQAERLRKLNQIAIQQMKLLTDDTRVKQLGAGGK
- a CDS encoding HEPN domain-containing protein, with the protein product MKKAQDNLALAKYCFENGYYDASANRAYYAAFQAAISALAVTGITSSKPEHKWTQSTFNSELIKRRKIYPSRLGSYFVEMIRIRIRAFYSDEPISKKAASRQVAKVEDFVTTIAKEL
- a CDS encoding 1-acyl-sn-glycerol-3-phosphate acyltransferase, giving the protein MIDAKPFARFHARRRIIENNSVSGLRTAYLTVMTLLALITGMLVIIAVSILTLGQAKNFLVSKFGGWMGRFVLFCAGVKIKFEYLQKPTPHPAIYIGNHSSTLDIFLILTMQLPAVRFVAKHEFLYNPPFAIMGLLTGQIFIKRQDSERAIATLNRAYARIRRQRLSLFLMPEGTRMEHGQIGPFKKGAFRMAMDLQYPIVPIYFGGARRLCPGKSLQVRRGTVLLRFNPAVDTRDWTPENLDENVARVHADYLRWHEEFNQNYEAMLSAF
- a CDS encoding YajQ family cyclic di-GMP-binding protein is translated as MPSFDIVSDVDLQEVDNALNNTKKELATRYDFRGSHTTLELNKKEMKIELHTEDEMKARAVREILSIHLAKRKIDPRAVEFGEVEPGQGKTVKVEIKIKKGLDKDTAREIVKLIKDSKLKVQAAIQDEQVRVTGKKIDDLQAVIKLARESNVKVPLQYVNMKS
- a CDS encoding DUF2914 domain-containing protein, whose translation is MFETQISAFKQRIAEYRKKSDEYYQKKLQQGRQLKEKGEATYRRYEKYIPVIAFVAGFLYDSLTLTRIDAWIDNVILLVYTLLAGVLLIILGRVERGQLRAPWLSARLEWVTFALHFLFGSLLSSYVVFYFKSAAVADAYLFIGLLVALMLANEFFAHRFQSVRTLGAIYFFCSFAFLTFFLPVVTRVMNAFMFLLSGVLSLLLMAGIWFAIYGKDMAGFKRDLRTLLKTPLVIFAVQIIFYFFNWMPPVPLALKDGGIYRSVRRVDERYEVKYTQPRWWQFYKDDDRNFAYSPGDSIYCFAAIFAPTDLKQRIVHHWQKKNEEGDWVTRDQIAYTARGGRDGGWRWFTRKRNAEPGKWRVEVRTESGRLLGRISLNIYEASEKPTDFKVDHL